Genomic segment of Juglans microcarpa x Juglans regia isolate MS1-56 chromosome 7S, Jm3101_v1.0, whole genome shotgun sequence:
TCAAGTCTTTTCTATAAGTGTGTTACCCTACAAAATAGCATGAGACTGGATCCACCAAAAGGATATTAATAAAACTTACACAACTTTGAGGCTAGAAATACCAGTAAGCTCCCTGGGGATTGGCCCATTTAACCTGTTGTCATTAAGCCGTCTGCCAAAACAAGTATTAATGAATAATGAGAAAGACTATTTATTGGATGTGTTCATGCTATGGAAATTATACTTGAAACTACATAGGAGAGAATAATCATCAGATCAAGACATGACAACAATTTGTCAATGTCTACATGAATTTGGTGAAAATGTTAGCGAACcacaaaactttttacttgcaggTAGCGAACCACAACATTGATGCTCATATGTTCACTTGGCATCCTAAATTTAGGCTCTTGGTCGATTCAGATGTCTgcccatttattattttacagaTCAATCTGAGAGAAAATGAAggtgaaaggaaaaataatatatccaGCTCTAATTAAAGAGGGCAATTGAGAGAAagcaaatcccaaaacaaagtcTAATCATGCATAAAGAGAACACTggtaaatttaataaaactcaCAGGAACACAAGAGACTTCAATTTCCCCAACGAAGGAGGAATTGTCCCAGAGATGTTGTTATTGTATAAATCCAAGCTGATGAGACTCTTCAGGTTACCAAGTTCTGAAGGAATAGTCCCTTCAATGTGGTTTTTATATAGCTCCCTGtatcaacaaagaaaaaagtggtCTCAATTGATTAAAGGATACCCCGATATGAAGAGGACACTGGCAACGGATACTCATGGCAGTCAAAGCGGGAGACAAATGCCTTTAAATATCAAATATGTGATCATTTCAGAACTAACAATAAATCAAGTGAGCATACtgtcaagaaaaaaataaacttacagaTACTGTAGATGCTCTAGCTTCCCAAGTTCAGGCACCAAATGTCCAGATAAATTTGAATTACCAAGATCACTGCAATATAAgaacagaaaaaggaaaaaaattattcttgagACATTACAACAAAGTTGCACATGTAACTTAAATACTGCAAGTGCATCTAACATAATAACCACATAGTTGTACAATCAAACTTGGGTCGGTCGCTAATTCCACAAACCCAAATTAAATGTCAATAAGAATATGTTGCTAATTCTACAAACTTTAAACGAGTAGTGGAGACTCAAGATATGGGCCTATTcacttcaaacaaaaaatacactTGTAGGGAGAATCATAATATTGGTTTAAAACCTTGCAGTACATTTTTTAGTAACATACATAATAGACTTGCGTATGAATATGCAAATGCATAGCACAGAGTCCTCAGCATGCCTAGGCCCTTTTCCCCCACATCACTTCGAAGTCGAGAACTCCATTTTGGGTCATTCATTGGCACTAGTCCATGTTTGTCCAAAATAGCCCATATTGTAAACTTCTTAAGGTCAAAACAATTTGTTCGCTACCCCcctcccctaaaaaaaaaaacgaaagaaaaaaaaaaggtccctAGACTATGACAAAGGCATATTTTGCTGGAAAGCAATGCAAACAACTGGATGTAGATGGTCAAGCAAAGTTCCAATACCTAAAgggttaaaaagaaaaggaatgtTGGTTAGGAACAATAACATCCACATACGGAGTTTGCCTACGGAGAAAAGTTTAATCAAGtagatttgaatttttaaagcAAGCGAACTTATTCGAATCAGAATCCAAAAAGCAACAGGAAGCAAACACAACTAGCATGGTTTTCACAGTTGAATTAAAAACCCTTTTCTCAAACCAAGTTTTTAACCACAATTCCACAACGCTGCcttccataaatatataaaaacaaaacctattttttcttctctcccgcTCAAAATCCAAGAATTACAAACTCAAAAGCCTTGTGCCACTGAAAAAAACAGCATTAAAATTAAAGCCGAAAAACTAAGCCAGAATATcaccccaaaaagaaaagaaaaagtgaattgGATCAACTTTATTTGCCTCAGAACGAAAGATCAATAACAGGAGAGGGATATGAAAAACTGACAGGCGGGTGACGCGGTTGTCCTGGTTGCAGGTGACGTGGAACCAAGTACAGGGGTTAACAAGGGTGGGATCCCAGCTCTGGAGGACGTTGTCTGGATCTGTTAAGCTCCGCCTCAGCGTGTACAGAGCGTCCCCTTCCGAGTTCCCAATGACAAATCCTAGAGTAGCAGCCAGAGAGAAGCTCAAAACCCAGCCCAGTGCCGCCATGCCTGAGCTCGATCTCCTTTCCTTTAGGGTTTCTTTTCGTTAGGTCTGGTTGGGTACGTCAGAGGCAGAGAAAGAGAGTCAACAAAGACGGGAGGATCGGCTTTGGGAATATCAGAGTAAAACATGGAGCTTTTTCTcgttttgttttgtgttgttttgttttgattcggtttgttttctttttttttttttttttttttttgggtttatggtttttagttaattatattttttgaagtgGTTGTTCCACTCCACTTCCACTTGCATCCACAAACTGCTCTCGAGATAAAAGATtccttctctccattttctcaaCCTTTCTTCTTCGCTGTATGTCCAGATATTTTCTGTTTTAACGGGTCAAAAAAGTGGGATTTATCAAAGTTACCACATTTTGATTCATACTCCAGAAGATGCCAAATCAGACCGAAGTAATAAATCAATCACTTTGAACAAAATCATACAGTAACTAATATACgtattcttaaagaaaaaatatatttataatcataaattatgtaattattgtataatcattttaaaaaaaataaataaaatataagatttatataaaaaaaattaatttttaataatgaaccatactcttttttaaagtgattacccAACATTTACATACTTCACAATTATACCTATAATTACTCATTTCCGAAAGACaaatgatttgtaaaatatttcaaaataagataaatctcgtgcatatttttataaaaaaatgtatttcactttaaaaaaatgttaaaactttttagtgaaatctatttttttataaatgatttacgctaaatatatttatttagaatttgtatttaacatcaCTCTTCTCAAAATGGATAATTTGTtagaaattgaaattatttgttatttgaatAAGGAAATACATTAATGTTAAGATTGGTTTGTAGTCTTTTAAGTAATTTACgtcgttttttattttattaaaatgaaatgaaatatcatATTAACAGTATTATGAACAGTAAAAATTGTACGTTTCCGTGCAAAATCCATGAAATATTCTCGAAATGTATCAGTCCTCTTTATCTAATAAGCCTTTGTACGCTTATTGATGTTAATAATAAGAATATCGATTGTTGAATCAATTTTGTTAACAAATTTTGATTATCAATTAAAAGGTTTAGAATCTCTAGAAACATCCTATATAGAGGAGTTATGGGGGCTGGGGTTTGTTTGGAGAAaatttctactcatcatcttcatatcacacatcacacataattttttatttttttattttattttttactaaataaatagtgtatggatgataaataaaaaaactcaattagcttaaaaagaataaaataaaattaattaattaattaaaaataaataaaaataaatatagtgtaTAGAGATAATGAGTGGTAAAGCTCTTCTTTGCAACGTCGTGTTTCTCATggagaaaaaatgataaaacagTTATTACTAACCTtattaagatttttctttttcttctatattGCATAAGGTATAAAAGATttcataagtaaaaaaaattaaaataaagcatgTGCAGACATTTATTAAAaccttaattaactaaataatcattttacaaattaaagaaaGTCTATCTAACCTTCTGTCTCATTTCCCTAAGCTAAATCCTCGTCTTGGAGTCCAATTTTACTTTAGAACCTGAGatattaacataataaaataaaatgaattgaatattcaataaatattattacataatataaacatattgaataatttatttatttataaaagaacaTTCAACTCTACAATATTCATTTAAATATAGTTTACAGTTCTTACCTTCATTTATCAATACACGTATTTACGCTCCATGTGTTAGGATTAGTGATCATTGTGACCTTGATTCCACCTATAGCCATAGGTTAGAAATCCATTCGTGAGAATGGCGTAAATGAGTACACTACCAATGTGACTATCCTGGCATTGCACTCTTCCCATATATTTGGTACCATAACATCATATCTTCATGTGGCCCATCATTTAAGTTTTCATGCATTCAGtccttcatttcattcatcttTTCATCTTTCATTTCATTAACTATATGGTAATACCATATAACCATGTGATAACATTTAAGAAACATCTAGTCCATTGTATTCATGCATCACATTTATCATTTGAGGGTGCATTTAAAATGTGCTACCAAAGCAAGGCCAATACAAATAgtacattttcatttaaaaagacattttcattttcaaaaatttatgaACACAATACCCTACCTAGAACTCCAAACCATTACTCAGTTCATATAGTCCACATTCTTTTTTCATAACATACCATAACCATAGCATAACATGTTGGTAAGGGTcataacatgtttttttttttttttttcaatttgaacaTTCAGAccacattttttaaactaataatttgtcTCATGCAGATTCATCCAATTTAAATCGAAGGTCTCCATCaacaagaagaaacaaaaacataagCAGAATAAAAGTCTTTGACAGGACCACTATATGGAGAGAAACATGTTCTACATAGTAAAGAAGAAGCATGATGATCGAAATGGAGCATAGGCCGAAGAGTTCCCAGAAGTATTGTGGGCATATATAACCACCGTGAGAACCCCAACAAAAGAGACTCCCTTTGCGGTGACATATTGCAGTGAGGCAGTGATGACCGTGGAAATCGACATACCAAGTCACCAACTTCAGCATTACTGCGAGGAAGTTAATAATAATGGCTTGGAAAGGAACCTTGACTTGctagaagaaaagagagaagaggcTGAGGCAAGAGCAACAACCTATTGGAAAAAGAAAGCGAAGTACTTCAATAAGAGAGTCAAACACATGAAGGCATTCATAGTCGAAGACCTCATGCTAAGGAAGTAGGTACTCCTACTAGGAAAGAGGGAGAAGAGAAGCTCGGGCCAAGTTGGGAGGGGTCATACGTTGTTGTAGCATGCAATAGGCCTAACTCGTAACACTTGGAGGACATGAACGGAAAAAGCTGCCATACCCATGGAATGTACCACCTGAGAAAGTATTTCGTTTAGTGAACTCCATATAATTGAAACACAGAATGAATAAAAAACACCTATTTGAGTACACAAAAAGCAATGAGCAAATCTCACGCAACGCTATAGCTAAACCTCGTAGACTAGGCAGACTAAGTATAGGCTACTAAAGCTAACACATGAGCATGCAACCGATTGCCATAATAGCGATAGTAATCGAGCAAGTATCCAGCAATGATATAGCTAAACCTCGCAGACTAGGCAGGCTAAGCATATATAGGCGACTATGGCTAACGCACATGCTTAAGATCGAGATTAGCCTTCGCCACAACTTGTGGTCCAGTAAGTCTCTTGCTCCCCTAACACACCAAAGACGAGCTAGCCAGTATTGTTAACGTACGTGCGTGCAACTAGGGTTAACACTCGCACCAAGCATAGGCGACTAAGGATAACAAATGCACACAACCAGAGTTAGCCTTCACCTCAATAGCGGTTGAGCAAGTATCCCGCAACAATATAACTAAGCCTAGCAGGCCATGCAGGCTAAGCCTTCACATGCAAACAGAGGTAGCCTTTGCCAAAATCTAAGGTTGAGCAAGTCTCCCACTCCCCAACATACCAAAGGTGAGCTAGCTAGAACTATTATATAACACACGTTAATGTGACCGGAGTTAACACTCCCACCAAGCATAGACGACTAaagtgccgtttggatagtgagttgagatgaaagttgaaagttgaataaaatattgttagaatattatttttaattttagtattgttttgagatttgaaaaagttgaattgtttattatattttttgtagaaatttgataaagttgcaatgattagattagatgagatgagatgaaatactttcactatccaaacgggggcTACTGCACGCACATGCAACGAGGGTTAGCCTTAGCTACAACAGCGGTCAAGCAAGTCTCCCACAACAATACAGGTAAGCTTAGCAAACCATGTAAGCTAAGCATAGGCGATCAAGGCTAACACATGCGACTGGGGTTAGCATTTGCCACAGTTCATAGTCAAGCAAGTCTTCCGCTTCCCCAACACGCCAAAGGCATACTAGTGAGAACTCGTAACGCACATGCATGCGACTAGAATTTACACTAACGCCAAATATAGACAACCAAGCCTAACACACATGCATGCAATCAGGATTAGCCTTTGCCACAATCACAAGCGAGCAAGTCTCCCACTCCTCCAGAAAACTATGCTTAGTAGATAGGTAGGATAAAGATACGCAACCAAGATTGACCCATGCTCGTGCAACCAAGTTTAACCTTGTGCTGCAATAACACCGAGCCAGGAAGCCAAGCGAGGTAAGATTAACGTttaaaatattagacttaacgaAACCAATGAAACCCTAATCCAAGAAGGTGTGTGTGTCGTGCTAGGGTTTACCCCATTCAATTCTAGGGTGATTTTCCTTACTTGGTGTGACTCTTCATGTGCTCGGGCTTAAGGGGTTGCCCTAGGCCAAAAGGTGCTCATGCTTATTGACAATGACTTGGTCTTAGTGGCTTTCTAGAGTTCATGGTGTGTGTGGTATGCATGTCGTCCATGTGATCATCAACCCCATGGCCTAAACCTCATTAGAAAGAAATCCTCACTTTGAAACCTTAATGATGGTCGTGATCCCAACCTCTCAAAGGTTTCTTTCACTTTTGCTCTTAGCTAGTGGGGATTCGGATTCTCTAGAAGAAAACCATAGCCCTACATTTTGACAAAACTCCTCAAGATAGAACCCAAACACTCTTGTTCTTCGCCATGACTCGAGTAAGGTGGAGACCTCCTTACTCAAACAACCCTCTTTCACCCAAGAAAAACCCTTGTGGTCGTGTGTGTTTAGGAGGGTGATTGTAATAGAAGCTGAGTGGTTCTTATCGTGCAGTTTTCTTCCAACGAGGGCTCTTTGCTTTTCTTGTCAACCGTGCTTGAAGTGCACTTGGATGGAGGGAAAGGTATGGTGTGTGTGAGGGTGAGGGTGTTTGATGGAGAGAAAGTAAGAGAATGTGGTTAGCTTTCTCTAAGGTGACCGTGcttgagagagaggagagggatgGTGacagatttgaaaagaaaaatggcaaAATGAATCTTGGgtgtcctctttttttttttttttttggagggggtGAGGGGGAGGTACCAGCCGCATAAAGAGCCCTTAAGTACTTCCTCATTTTCCCACACTAACTCTCCCTCTCATCATTACTTCTGACATAGGAAAACCAAAAGTCTATAAGTGCATGAGTGCCATGTGGCACTGATTACACCCAAACTAGTACGTGGTGTTATAGTATAACTCAGAGTGTCGATCCACAGGGAGTCGAAAGAAACACAACAAGACACAACATTAAAAGGAAAGGTCAAATTGCAATATGACAAGGATCTGAAAATTCTAACTAAAgcatgtaattaaaatgagattaaggCACGGGTAAGAAGGCAAGTAAAGCTTTGGGCTTCCATCAAACCTGATCCAATACtctaactttttcaatccaaactatatacacaattaaaaattatagtaCCTAATTCCAAATtagaagatatgacattatattcatttactttctcaaatttaattctagaatttattctccctttacaaaccacagttttcatatataaaaatgaatatcagatctaaagACGACACTATGTTCTCAAACAATAATGCagcaaaagatcacatcaatgacatgaaaagccggtttaagtcacaatcatatattcataatcctatagctcaacaaaatcaaaccatagcaagatttaatataattgtctcaaatttataatatccaaaaaaaaaaaaagagagaattgaatcataaaatcttaaacaataaaacttaatctattaattgaaaaaaagttaaagtattttcaccaattaatTTCTGCCCTAGgctttacccaagatttagttctccatgtaagaactaaaaataaataaaaatagtatttttctcttctcttcagaACTGAGCTATCTCTcttttaaaaattctccaatttagtactaatgatatgcttatatagggtaggaaagaaaccctaatatcTTTATGATTCTCGCATAAAAAATGGCCTATATTTTAGGATTCATCTTGGCAGCCATATACACACTTCAGGATTTTGAGTTTAGAAATCCCTATTAGAAAcaaatttgtagccctttaagataactttccaacgcatcaagaatcgcatcaatcagATATATGAGTGGAAAGTTacaattaaaatactaaagtatgttcAGGCTGTCCCCTAGCACATTTTGGACTCCAACTTTTTCTCTtaatccgaattactctcaaaccccatcattatccttatttgaagagtcctacactcattgAAAATTCATaagttgttccaacgtcttgcccacttgaaagtcatttgaatttgactaagttttgacttgctcttttatagaccctgaagttaaatataaaaatctgcgTAAGAGTatctcaaagtaaatagaaacttaaTTCAAGAAT
This window contains:
- the LOC121241215 gene encoding leucine-rich repeat protein 1-like, which codes for MAALGWVLSFSLAATLGFVIGNSEGDALYTLRRSLTDPDNVLQSWDPTLVNPCTWFHVTCNQDNRVTRLDLGNSNLSGHLVPELGKLEHLQYLELYKNHIEGTIPSELGNLKSLISLDLYNNNISGTIPPSLGKLKSLVFLRLNDNRLNGPIPRELTGISSLKVVDVSNNDLCGTIPTSGPFEHIPLNNFEKNPRLEGPELLGLATYDTSCS